The following proteins come from a genomic window of Pyxidicoccus sp. MSG2:
- a CDS encoding NEW3 domain-containing protein, translating to MLRTLLAVTLALAVGCATQEEPAPSAPAPVKTEGQAPARPEVAPLKEKVSHLNARLRRSAASVTPVLSERAEALAALMDVDAGAALALALPESVRASLARKHPDAAPLLEARGTFEGEWEVLVADSPARTEVRTEHFLRVKGERLQVRFAHAAPGELRSGLRVRVQGLKLGTRLAAEEAQVVPVRSALSATSACTSTGDQRTLVILATFPGQPQALTVEQVREVFFSSTQRSLTRFWSEASQGRTTASGDVVGWYTLDRGYSCNESDAMRIAAIAAADADVDFRQYDRVFIVHPQATGTSCYYGGLGTLACGTQQTQDGPITASTSWLRAEYMSPNDLGVELVTHEAGHNLTLHHASSRDFGAEALGPVGVTGSLTEYGDLFSTMGSWNLGQYAAPHKVRIGWLEPGAVTTVDGTDGTFTLSPLSAPLGSGVQALKVRRGFHGDGWLWLEARRPVGDYDVTLPSQVFGGAVIHYEDPSTSSYTHLLDFTPETPSWLDPALLPGATWTDPYTNLRLTVDGATPAGITVSVHYEPVPCVRAPPTVEFDTWYEYAVPGWQVESGLTLTNNDTVGCPASTFAFQTSLPAGWPTTDLPASITLEPGKQRFLYFSKQVPESTPYATYTVDLTVSRDSESVTADDTLDVIAPCQTAPIEVRFDRQSQVVTAGDTAAFGVTLINHDSRACGWVYFEPASTLPQGWITEYDQFGFDIEAGGSFEFTMYKAVPTDAQGTYDVDVQVLRDGYTVEATTTATVTVNPCVRTAPTFTVLPATVDVEPGGSASYTLSLTNHDPASCGASTFTLDLTDTDPWASVLSAPSLTVTPGGTATATLTVTAPTNAGSGSRYFELGVLRGDTSVGGAELEARVVCRRNAPTVSFTPASGTVEAGKPLTFTMRVTNTDNRACTASSFTVGATVPSGWTYGFAQTALTLAAGASGTVGLTVTPPETAAGSYTLSGLASHPGASTTTGAFTVNVTPPPLKATLSVPGTSYKRNSAVPLTTTVTRGTLAAQASVRFSVSRPDGVTAVLTVSTAANGKATWSYTARVRGTHSVTATATSGTETATSNTVSFSVQ from the coding sequence ATGCTTCGCACGTTACTGGCAGTCACCCTGGCGCTGGCCGTGGGCTGTGCCACGCAGGAGGAGCCCGCGCCGTCCGCGCCGGCCCCCGTGAAGACGGAAGGCCAGGCCCCCGCGCGGCCCGAGGTGGCGCCGCTGAAGGAAAAGGTGTCCCACCTCAACGCCCGGCTGCGCCGGAGCGCGGCGAGCGTCACGCCCGTGCTGAGCGAGCGCGCCGAGGCCCTGGCCGCGCTGATGGACGTGGACGCGGGCGCCGCCCTGGCGCTGGCCCTGCCGGAGTCGGTGCGCGCGAGCCTGGCCCGCAAGCACCCCGATGCCGCGCCGCTCCTGGAGGCGCGCGGCACGTTCGAAGGTGAGTGGGAAGTCCTCGTCGCGGACAGCCCCGCGCGGACCGAGGTGCGCACGGAGCACTTCCTGCGCGTGAAGGGAGAGCGGCTCCAGGTGCGCTTCGCCCACGCCGCGCCTGGGGAGCTGCGCAGCGGCCTGCGCGTGCGCGTCCAGGGCCTCAAGCTGGGGACGCGGCTGGCCGCGGAGGAGGCCCAGGTGGTGCCGGTGCGCTCGGCGCTCTCCGCCACGTCGGCATGCACCTCCACGGGGGACCAGCGCACGCTCGTCATCCTGGCCACCTTCCCGGGGCAGCCGCAGGCGCTCACCGTGGAGCAGGTGCGCGAGGTGTTCTTCTCCAGCACGCAGCGCTCGCTGACGCGCTTCTGGAGCGAGGCGTCCCAGGGCCGCACCACCGCCAGCGGTGACGTGGTGGGCTGGTACACGCTGGACCGTGGGTACTCCTGCAACGAGTCGGACGCGATGCGCATCGCCGCCATCGCCGCCGCCGACGCGGACGTGGACTTCCGCCAGTACGACCGCGTCTTCATCGTCCACCCGCAGGCGACGGGTACGAGCTGCTACTACGGCGGCCTGGGCACGCTGGCGTGCGGCACGCAGCAGACGCAGGACGGCCCCATCACCGCCTCCACGTCGTGGCTGCGCGCCGAGTACATGAGCCCCAATGACCTGGGCGTGGAGCTGGTGACGCACGAGGCCGGCCACAACCTCACCCTGCACCACGCCAGCTCGCGCGACTTCGGCGCGGAGGCGCTGGGCCCCGTGGGCGTCACGGGCAGCCTCACCGAGTACGGAGATTTGTTCTCCACCATGGGGAGCTGGAACCTGGGCCAGTACGCCGCGCCCCACAAGGTGCGCATCGGCTGGCTGGAGCCGGGCGCGGTGACCACGGTGGACGGCACCGACGGCACCTTCACCTTGTCCCCGCTGTCCGCGCCGCTGGGCAGCGGCGTGCAGGCGCTGAAGGTGCGCCGGGGCTTCCATGGCGACGGCTGGCTGTGGCTGGAGGCCCGCCGCCCCGTGGGCGACTACGACGTCACCCTGCCCTCGCAGGTGTTCGGCGGCGCCGTCATCCACTACGAGGACCCGTCCACCAGCAGCTACACGCACCTGCTCGACTTCACCCCGGAGACGCCCTCGTGGTTGGACCCGGCGCTCCTGCCCGGCGCCACGTGGACGGACCCGTACACCAACCTGCGGCTGACGGTGGACGGCGCCACACCCGCGGGCATCACCGTGAGCGTCCACTACGAGCCGGTGCCGTGCGTGCGCGCACCGCCGACGGTGGAGTTCGACACCTGGTACGAGTACGCCGTGCCGGGCTGGCAGGTGGAGAGCGGCCTCACACTCACCAACAACGACACGGTGGGCTGCCCCGCGTCCACGTTCGCCTTCCAGACTTCGCTGCCCGCGGGCTGGCCGACCACGGACCTGCCCGCCAGCATCACCCTGGAGCCCGGCAAGCAGCGCTTCCTCTACTTCTCCAAGCAGGTTCCAGAAAGCACGCCGTATGCCACGTACACGGTGGACCTTACCGTCTCGCGGGACTCGGAGAGCGTCACCGCGGATGACACGCTGGACGTGATTGCGCCGTGCCAGACGGCGCCCATCGAGGTGCGCTTCGACCGGCAGTCGCAGGTCGTCACCGCCGGAGACACCGCCGCCTTCGGAGTCACCCTCATCAACCACGACTCGCGCGCCTGCGGCTGGGTGTACTTCGAGCCCGCGTCCACGCTGCCCCAGGGCTGGATCACTGAATATGACCAGTTCGGCTTCGACATCGAGGCCGGCGGCTCCTTCGAGTTCACCATGTACAAGGCGGTGCCCACGGATGCGCAGGGCACCTACGACGTGGACGTGCAGGTGCTGCGGGACGGCTACACGGTGGAGGCCACCACCACGGCCACGGTGACGGTGAATCCGTGCGTGCGCACGGCGCCCACGTTCACCGTGCTGCCCGCGACGGTGGACGTGGAGCCCGGCGGCTCGGCGAGCTACACGCTGTCGCTCACCAACCACGACCCGGCGTCGTGCGGCGCGTCCACCTTCACGTTGGATTTGACCGACACCGACCCCTGGGCGTCCGTCCTCTCCGCGCCGTCGCTCACCGTGACGCCCGGGGGTACTGCTACCGCCACGTTGACTGTCACGGCGCCCACGAATGCGGGCAGCGGGAGCCGCTACTTCGAACTGGGCGTGTTGCGCGGCGACACCTCCGTCGGTGGCGCGGAACTGGAGGCGCGCGTGGTGTGTCGGCGCAATGCGCCCACCGTGAGCTTCACGCCGGCTTCGGGCACCGTGGAGGCGGGCAAGCCGCTCACCTTCACCATGAGGGTGACGAACACCGACAACAGGGCGTGCACTGCGAGCAGCTTCACGGTGGGCGCCACGGTGCCGTCGGGCTGGACGTACGGCTTCGCGCAGACGGCGCTCACGCTGGCGGCGGGCGCGAGCGGCACGGTGGGTCTCACCGTGACTCCGCCGGAGACGGCGGCAGGCAGCTACACGCTCAGTGGCCTCGCTTCACACCCGGGCGCGAGCACGACGACGGGCGCCTTCACGGTGAACGTCACCCCGCCGCCGCTCAAGGCCACGCTGTCCGTGCCGGGCACGAGCTACAAGCGCAACAGCGCGGTGCCCCTCACCACCACCGTGACGCGAGGCACCCTCGCCGCGCAGGCCAGCGTGCGCTTCAGCGTCAGCCGGCCGGATGGCGTCACCGCAGTGCTCACCGTGTCCACGGCCGCCAACGGCAAGGCCACGTGGAGCTACACGGCGCGCGTGCGCGGCACCCACAGTGTGACGGCCACGGCCACGTCGGGTACGGAGACGGCCACCAGCAACACGGTGAGCTTCTCGGTGCAGTGA
- a CDS encoding 3-oxoacyl-ACP synthase III family protein yields the protein MDSGAGGHPDAAHGLPLDYLRETRNRDVRAAQEAALFSNAETGRRAALMALERAGLKPSDIGLVVAGGCSPDECIPAESNRVAQLLGIDAPAVDLQSACSSFCMQLHFLTGMRPERLPDYVLVVNMDNSTRVVDYTDRSSAVLWGDGASAAILSPRIPGRWQVTETLLAGDPAGADKVRVPRVGHFTQQGGEVQKFAIRRTGETFQDLRGRYLAKHPAKGQGDVTFIGHQANLRMLESVQRRCEVPDARHVYNVNVRGNTGSAGAPGVLSEHWDDASLGDAVVLSVVGSGLTWAGALLERTAAAKP from the coding sequence GTGGATTCTGGAGCGGGTGGGCATCCGGACGCGGCACACGGGCTGCCGCTGGACTACCTGCGCGAGACGCGCAACCGCGACGTGCGCGCGGCGCAGGAGGCGGCCCTCTTCAGCAACGCGGAGACGGGGCGGCGGGCGGCGCTGATGGCGCTGGAGCGAGCGGGGCTGAAGCCGTCGGACATCGGCCTGGTGGTGGCGGGCGGGTGCAGCCCGGACGAGTGCATTCCGGCCGAGTCCAACCGCGTGGCGCAGCTGCTGGGCATCGACGCGCCAGCGGTGGACCTGCAGAGCGCGTGCTCGTCGTTCTGCATGCAGCTCCACTTCCTCACGGGCATGCGGCCGGAGCGTCTGCCGGACTACGTGCTGGTGGTGAACATGGACAACTCCACGCGCGTGGTGGACTACACGGACCGCTCCAGCGCGGTGCTGTGGGGTGACGGCGCGTCGGCGGCGATTCTGTCCCCGAGGATACCGGGTCGCTGGCAGGTGACGGAGACGCTGCTCGCGGGAGACCCGGCGGGCGCGGACAAGGTGCGCGTGCCGCGCGTGGGCCACTTCACCCAGCAGGGCGGCGAGGTGCAGAAGTTCGCCATCCGCCGCACGGGGGAGACGTTCCAGGACTTGCGCGGGCGCTACCTGGCGAAACACCCGGCGAAGGGGCAGGGGGACGTCACCTTCATCGGACACCAGGCGAACCTGCGCATGCTGGAGTCGGTGCAGCGGCGCTGCGAGGTGCCTGACGCGCGCCACGTCTACAACGTGAACGTGCGAGGGAACACGGGCTCGGCTGGAGCACCGGGCGTGCTCAGCGAGCACTGGGATGATGCGTCGCTGGGCGATGCGGTGGTGCTGAGCGTGGTCGGCAGCGGGCTCACCTGGGCGGGCGCGCTGCTGGAGCGCACGGCGGCCGCGAAGCCGTAG
- a CDS encoding arginase family protein, producing MTTSTTRDGSLGLFFPQWQGAGEVPALETGARRLRARLDGVGPWARVDVPSVHPLRREAGVWGHGELVEQLGAARRLLDAHQPARVLTIGGDCGVEVAPVSYLNARLGGDLAVVWFDAHADLNTPDSSLSAHFHGMALRVLLGQGAPAFVEGARPHLEPRQVFLAGVRELDPPEADFIREHALRRFTPTDLRSRPGALAQALRDSGFRHVYVHMDLDVTDPGELPDVACPTPHGLELALLVAQLRALRESLHQVGASLVEYAPGDSAGSHEAVISALLDEVRTLLVPIPH from the coding sequence ATGACGACCTCCACGACACGAGACGGCTCGCTCGGCCTCTTCTTCCCGCAGTGGCAGGGCGCGGGCGAAGTGCCAGCGCTGGAGACGGGCGCGCGGCGGCTGCGCGCACGACTCGACGGAGTGGGCCCGTGGGCCCGGGTGGACGTGCCCTCCGTGCACCCACTGCGCCGCGAGGCGGGCGTGTGGGGACATGGCGAGCTGGTGGAGCAGCTCGGTGCGGCCCGCCGGTTGCTGGACGCCCACCAGCCCGCGCGAGTGCTCACGATTGGCGGCGACTGCGGCGTGGAAGTGGCCCCCGTCAGCTACCTCAACGCCCGGCTCGGCGGAGACCTGGCAGTGGTCTGGTTCGACGCCCACGCCGACCTCAACACGCCTGACAGCTCGCTCAGCGCGCACTTCCACGGCATGGCGCTGCGCGTGCTGCTGGGCCAGGGCGCTCCCGCCTTCGTCGAAGGCGCGCGGCCCCACCTGGAGCCCCGGCAGGTGTTCCTCGCGGGCGTGCGCGAGCTGGACCCGCCCGAGGCCGACTTCATCCGCGAGCACGCGCTGCGCCGCTTCACGCCCACGGACCTGCGCTCACGGCCGGGCGCCCTGGCCCAGGCCCTGCGCGACTCGGGCTTCCGCCACGTCTACGTCCACATGGACCTGGACGTCACCGACCCGGGCGAGCTGCCCGATGTCGCGTGTCCCACGCCCCACGGGCTGGAGCTGGCACTGCTCGTCGCCCAGCTCCGCGCCCTCCGCGAGTCACTCCACCAGGTGGGCGCGAGCCTCGTCGAGTACGCGCCAGGAGACTCGGCCGGCTCGCACGAGGCGGTGATCTCCGCGCTCCTCGACGAGGTGCGCACCCTGCTGGTCCCGATTCCTCACTGA
- a CDS encoding molybdopterin oxidoreductase family protein, whose product MSATAASRVHFRTCNLCEAMCGLRIELEGERITSIRGDEEDAFSRGHICPKALALKDLHEDPDRLRHPMRRTASGWEQVSWEDALDEVARRLHAIQKEHGRDAVGAYLGNPNVHNLGSIMFGPELLRTLRSRNRFSATSVDQLPHQLVAYLMFGHQLLVPIPDIDRTRYMLVMGANPLASNGSLMTAPDVRTRLRAIQQRGGRVVVVDPRRTETARIADAHVFIRPGTDALLLLALLHVAVVEGTPRPGHLAAHVDGLDAVRELARDFTPERVAAHTGVAPETVRGIARDFLAAEGAVCYGRMGLSTQPFGSLCQWLINVLNTVTGNMDREGGAMFTLPAFDIVGGPKALGLGRGSIGRWKSRVRGLPEFGGELPVAALAEEILTPGEGRIRALVTLAGNPVLSTPNGAQLDRALGGLDFMVSIDPYLNETTRHAHLILPPVSPLERSHYDIAFHVLAVRNTAKYSPALFEPGPDARHDWQILLSLQHRLEVLRKGRRSLRAALKYQALSRMGPERLLDLGLRLGPHGAHFHPLKQGLSLAKLREAPHGVDLGPLKPCLPHRLQTRDHRIHLAPEVLVADVKRLRERFLDAATPEVASGELLLIGRRHLRDNNSWLHNVPGLVKGKPRCTLMVHPEDATRLGLTDGEDVSVTSRVGEVTVPVAVTDDVMPGVVSLPHGYGHGRQGTRLQVATGSAGASINDLTDERALDALSGNAAFSGTPVRVKRAGSPALATPAA is encoded by the coding sequence ATGAGCGCCACCGCCGCGTCCCGGGTCCACTTCCGTACCTGCAACCTCTGCGAGGCCATGTGCGGCCTGCGCATCGAGCTGGAGGGAGAGCGCATCACCTCCATCCGCGGCGACGAGGAAGACGCGTTCAGCCGAGGCCACATCTGTCCCAAGGCGCTGGCCCTCAAGGATTTGCACGAGGACCCGGACCGGCTGCGCCACCCCATGCGCCGCACCGCGAGCGGCTGGGAGCAGGTGTCCTGGGAGGACGCGCTGGACGAGGTGGCGCGCCGCCTCCATGCCATCCAGAAGGAGCACGGCCGCGACGCGGTGGGCGCGTACCTGGGCAACCCCAACGTCCACAACCTGGGCAGCATCATGTTCGGGCCCGAGCTGCTGCGGACGCTCCGCTCGCGCAACCGCTTCTCCGCCACGTCGGTGGACCAGCTCCCGCACCAGCTCGTCGCCTACCTCATGTTCGGCCACCAGCTCCTGGTGCCGATTCCGGACATCGACCGCACCCGGTACATGCTGGTGATGGGCGCCAACCCGCTGGCCTCCAACGGCAGCCTGATGACGGCCCCGGACGTGCGCACCCGCCTGCGCGCGATTCAGCAGCGCGGCGGCCGCGTCGTCGTCGTCGACCCGCGCCGGACTGAAACAGCCCGCATCGCCGACGCCCACGTCTTCATCCGTCCCGGCACCGACGCGCTCCTGCTGCTCGCCCTGCTGCACGTGGCCGTGGTGGAGGGCACGCCGCGCCCCGGCCACCTCGCCGCGCACGTGGACGGCCTGGACGCGGTGCGCGAGCTGGCCCGCGACTTCACGCCCGAGCGCGTGGCCGCGCACACCGGCGTGGCGCCCGAGACGGTGCGCGGCATTGCCCGGGACTTCCTCGCCGCGGAAGGCGCCGTCTGCTACGGCCGCATGGGCCTGTCCACGCAGCCGTTCGGCTCGCTGTGCCAGTGGCTCATCAACGTCCTCAACACGGTGACGGGCAACATGGACCGCGAGGGCGGCGCCATGTTCACCCTGCCCGCCTTCGACATCGTCGGCGGCCCCAAGGCGCTGGGCCTGGGGCGCGGCAGCATCGGCCGCTGGAAGAGCCGCGTGCGCGGGCTGCCCGAGTTCGGCGGCGAGCTGCCCGTCGCCGCGCTCGCGGAGGAAATCCTCACCCCGGGCGAGGGCCGCATCCGCGCGCTCGTCACGCTCGCGGGCAACCCCGTGCTGTCCACCCCCAACGGCGCGCAACTGGACCGTGCGCTGGGCGGGCTGGACTTCATGGTGAGCATCGACCCGTACCTCAACGAGACGACGCGCCACGCGCACCTCATCCTCCCGCCCGTGTCCCCGCTGGAGCGCAGCCACTACGACATCGCCTTCCACGTGCTCGCGGTGCGCAACACGGCGAAGTACTCGCCCGCCCTCTTCGAGCCGGGGCCGGACGCGCGCCACGACTGGCAGATTCTCCTCTCGCTCCAGCACCGGCTGGAGGTGCTGCGCAAGGGCCGTAGGTCACTTCGCGCCGCGCTGAAGTACCAGGCACTGTCACGCATGGGCCCGGAGCGGCTGCTGGACCTGGGCCTGCGGCTGGGGCCCCATGGTGCCCACTTCCACCCGCTGAAGCAGGGCCTCTCCCTCGCGAAGCTGCGCGAGGCGCCGCACGGCGTGGACCTGGGCCCGCTGAAGCCCTGCCTCCCCCACCGCCTCCAGACGAGGGACCACCGCATCCACCTCGCCCCGGAAGTGCTGGTGGCGGACGTGAAGCGGCTGCGCGAGCGCTTCCTCGACGCCGCCACGCCAGAGGTGGCGAGCGGCGAATTGCTCCTCATCGGCCGGCGCCACCTGCGCGACAACAACTCCTGGCTGCACAACGTGCCCGGGCTGGTGAAGGGCAAGCCGCGCTGCACGCTGATGGTGCACCCGGAGGACGCGACACGGCTGGGACTCACCGACGGCGAGGACGTCTCCGTCACCTCCCGCGTGGGCGAGGTGACGGTGCCCGTCGCGGTGACGGACGACGTGATGCCCGGCGTGGTGAGCCTGCCGCACGGCTACGGGCATGGACGCCAGGGCACGCGGCTCCAGGTCGCCACCGGGAGCGCGGGTGCCAGCATCAACGACCTCACGGATGAGCGGGCGCTGGACGCGCTCAGCGGCAACGCCGCCTTCAGCGGCACGCCGGTGCGGGTGAAGCGGGCCGGGTCGCCCGCGCTCGCCACACCAGCGGCGTGA
- a CDS encoding lysylphosphatidylglycerol synthase domain-containing protein, translating to MSDAHGEVSLGQPMGAVMTVPALPGNVRRRMTGLLRPLFALAGLGMLALLVRKAGPHELGAVLSDAAGWLPCVVLLEMGRQCMDALATRFSYGAGAEKVPLSVLARAQLIGTAVSSMAPAGRAAAEATKAALLAPHMGGANATSAAATSQSASLAAGGFISFPCAAASYLLTGFSIFTVAMLAHGVLLVSLSAGVRACMRAKRPGAWMARRFRRWASHAEQFQASARCGALLPCRPTLAFLGSRLLQVCQYAVLTHAVGIDTSVVQALFSQGLYLCALAVGSLVPGQVGVSDGAFALAAGVLDTTAARAMSVALLGHLVQLLFVAAGALTPLVWRARATRPASPAPACR from the coding sequence GTGAGCGACGCGCACGGGGAGGTGTCCCTGGGCCAGCCGATGGGTGCCGTGATGACGGTGCCCGCGCTGCCTGGAAACGTGCGCCGGCGGATGACGGGACTCCTGCGTCCCCTCTTCGCGCTGGCCGGACTGGGGATGCTGGCGCTGCTGGTGCGCAAGGCGGGCCCCCATGAGCTGGGCGCGGTGTTGTCGGACGCCGCCGGCTGGCTGCCCTGCGTGGTGCTGCTGGAGATGGGACGCCAGTGCATGGACGCGCTGGCCACGCGCTTCTCGTACGGGGCGGGTGCGGAGAAGGTTCCCCTGTCCGTGCTGGCGCGCGCGCAGCTCATCGGTACGGCGGTGTCCAGCATGGCCCCGGCGGGGCGCGCGGCGGCGGAGGCCACCAAGGCGGCCCTCCTCGCGCCCCACATGGGCGGCGCCAACGCCACGTCGGCGGCGGCCACCTCGCAGTCCGCGTCCCTGGCGGCGGGGGGCTTCATCTCCTTCCCGTGCGCGGCGGCGTCGTACCTCCTGACGGGCTTCTCGATTTTCACGGTGGCCATGCTGGCGCACGGCGTGTTGCTGGTGTCGCTGTCGGCGGGCGTGCGCGCGTGCATGCGCGCGAAGCGGCCCGGCGCGTGGATGGCGCGGCGCTTCCGCCGGTGGGCCTCGCACGCGGAGCAGTTCCAGGCCTCCGCGCGGTGCGGTGCGCTGCTGCCCTGTCGCCCCACGCTGGCCTTCCTGGGCAGCCGGCTGCTCCAGGTGTGCCAGTACGCGGTGCTGACGCACGCGGTGGGCATCGACACCTCGGTGGTGCAGGCCCTCTTCTCCCAGGGCCTCTACCTCTGCGCGCTGGCGGTGGGCTCGCTGGTGCCGGGGCAGGTGGGGGTGAGTGACGGGGCCTTCGCGCTCGCGGCGGGCGTGCTGGACACCACGGCCGCGCGCGCCATGTCGGTGGCGCTGCTCGGGCACCTGGTGCAGTTGCTCTTCGTCGCGGCGGGCGCGCTCACGCCGCTGGTGTGGCGAGCGCGGGCGACCCGGCCCGCTTCACCCGCACCGGCGTGCCGCTGA
- a CDS encoding zinc-dependent alcohol dehydrogenase family protein, which translates to MKAVRFSTFGHPMKVVEVVEEPDVALKPGEARLEVLASPINPSDVLTITGQYGQLPKLPATPGNEGVGRVVEVKDSTAVRVGDVVFLPLGAGTWRTHLTAPAEALTPVPPGTDVLQASMMFVNPPTADIMLRQFVTLQPGDWVLQNAANSAVGRYVITLAKLAGYKTVNVVRREELAAELTALGADAVLVDSDKLSERVREVTGGAKVRLALDGVGGDSTMNLGDSLATGGTVVNYGVMSGKAPKLSAAATIFKDVTLRGFWLVLWMKRTPREEQRALFTRLAGLIANGTLKTAVEGTFALEDIKDALARAMEGGRGGKVLLTPNGKV; encoded by the coding sequence ATGAAAGCAGTGCGGTTCTCGACCTTCGGACATCCCATGAAGGTGGTGGAGGTGGTGGAGGAGCCGGACGTGGCGCTGAAGCCCGGCGAGGCGCGGCTGGAGGTGCTGGCCAGCCCCATCAATCCCTCCGACGTGCTCACCATCACCGGCCAGTACGGCCAGCTCCCCAAGCTGCCCGCCACCCCCGGCAACGAGGGCGTGGGCCGGGTGGTGGAGGTGAAGGACTCCACCGCCGTGCGCGTGGGAGACGTCGTGTTCCTCCCGCTCGGCGCGGGCACCTGGCGCACCCACCTCACCGCTCCCGCCGAGGCGCTGACGCCAGTGCCCCCGGGCACGGACGTGCTGCAGGCGTCGATGATGTTCGTCAACCCGCCCACCGCGGACATCATGCTGCGGCAGTTCGTCACCCTGCAGCCCGGGGACTGGGTGCTGCAGAACGCCGCCAACTCGGCGGTGGGGCGCTACGTCATCACCCTGGCGAAGCTGGCCGGGTACAAGACGGTGAATGTGGTGCGCCGCGAGGAGCTGGCGGCGGAGCTCACGGCGCTGGGCGCGGACGCCGTGCTGGTGGACTCCGACAAACTGTCCGAGCGCGTGCGCGAGGTGACGGGCGGCGCGAAGGTGCGGCTGGCCCTGGACGGTGTGGGCGGCGACTCCACGATGAACCTGGGCGACTCGCTCGCCACGGGTGGCACGGTGGTGAACTACGGCGTCATGAGCGGCAAGGCGCCGAAGCTGTCCGCGGCGGCCACCATCTTCAAGGACGTCACCCTGCGCGGCTTCTGGCTGGTGCTGTGGATGAAGCGCACCCCGCGCGAGGAGCAGCGCGCCCTCTTCACCCGGCTGGCGGGGCTGATTGCCAATGGCACCCTGAAGACGGCGGTGGAGGGCACCTTCGCGCTGGAGGACATCAAGGACGCGCTGGCGCGGGCCATGGAGGGCGGCCGCGGCGGCAAGGTGTTGCTCACCCCCAACGGAAAGGTCTGA
- a CDS encoding glucose 1-dehydrogenase, with amino-acid sequence MKRVEGKVALVTGAAGGLGSAAARMLAREGAKVVVTDRKEREQDGLALVASLGEGVGLFLPLDVTKEADWASAMERTLAHFGRLDVLVNNAGMGIPKDIESISLEEWRIVHAVNLDGVFLGCKHAIKAMRQCGAKGSIINVSSVAGLLGVPTIVAYGSAKGAVRMLSKSVAMHCAYKGYGIRCNSIHPTFIETDMVDALAKSSGDAAKARANMARTIPLGHLGEPDDFAYAVVYLASDESKLMTGSEFVLDGGATAQ; translated from the coding sequence ATGAAGCGAGTCGAAGGCAAGGTGGCACTGGTGACGGGCGCCGCGGGCGGGCTGGGCAGCGCGGCGGCGCGGATGCTGGCGCGCGAGGGCGCGAAGGTGGTGGTGACGGACCGCAAGGAGCGCGAGCAGGACGGGCTCGCGCTCGTCGCGTCCCTGGGTGAGGGCGTGGGCCTCTTCCTCCCGCTGGACGTCACGAAGGAAGCGGACTGGGCGAGCGCGATGGAGCGCACGCTGGCGCACTTCGGCCGGCTGGACGTGCTGGTCAACAACGCCGGCATGGGCATCCCCAAGGACATCGAATCCATCTCCCTGGAGGAGTGGCGCATCGTCCACGCCGTCAACCTGGACGGCGTGTTCCTGGGCTGCAAGCACGCAATCAAAGCCATGCGTCAGTGCGGGGCCAAGGGCTCCATCATCAACGTGTCCTCGGTGGCGGGCCTGCTGGGTGTGCCCACCATCGTCGCGTATGGCTCGGCCAAGGGCGCGGTGCGCATGCTCAGCAAGTCGGTGGCCATGCACTGCGCGTACAAGGGCTACGGCATCCGCTGCAACTCCATCCACCCCACGTTCATCGAGACGGACATGGTGGACGCGCTGGCGAAGAGCAGCGGTGACGCGGCCAAGGCCCGCGCCAACATGGCGCGCACCATCCCCCTGGGCCACCTGGGCGAGCCGGACGACTTCGCCTACGCCGTCGTCTACCTCGCCTCGGACGAGTCGAAGCTGATGACGGGCTCGGAGTTCGTCCTCGACGGAGGCGCCACCGCGCAGTGA
- a CDS encoding TetR/AcrR family transcriptional regulator has product MSNESRKQPGVRATQKEATGKAVLEAAREEFERVGFEAANLRAIAARAGVSAGTVIHHHGDKRELLHAALFDDLDETLRRALSGMGPGPLESQLSALTRTVFGYYQRRPKLSRTLLKESLFADAPWAGKFTAQAGMVHGALAKLATEAAARGELRPDVNGALFAVAYLSFFYFALISWVQGAHGTPVSMVEHLVLQHLEGLRPTKKPSRRKSR; this is encoded by the coding sequence GTGTCCAACGAATCCAGGAAACAGCCCGGCGTCCGGGCGACGCAGAAGGAAGCCACCGGCAAGGCGGTGCTGGAGGCGGCGCGGGAGGAGTTCGAGCGCGTCGGCTTCGAGGCGGCGAACCTCCGCGCCATCGCGGCACGGGCGGGCGTCTCCGCCGGGACAGTCATCCACCACCACGGCGACAAGCGGGAGTTGCTCCACGCGGCGCTGTTCGATGACCTGGACGAGACGCTGCGGCGCGCGCTCTCCGGGATGGGCCCGGGGCCGCTGGAGTCCCAGCTCTCCGCGCTGACGCGCACCGTGTTCGGCTACTACCAGCGGCGGCCGAAGCTCTCGCGCACCCTGCTCAAGGAGTCGCTCTTCGCGGACGCGCCGTGGGCCGGGAAGTTCACTGCGCAGGCGGGCATGGTGCATGGGGCGCTCGCGAAGCTGGCCACCGAGGCGGCCGCCCGGGGCGAGCTGCGCCCCGACGTGAACGGCGCGCTGTTCGCCGTCGCGTACCTCTCCTTCTTCTACTTCGCCCTCATCTCGTGGGTGCAGGGCGCGCACGGCACTCCGGTGTCGATGGTGGAGCACCTGGTCCTCCAGCACCTGGAGGGCCTCCGTCCCACGAAGAAACCCTCCCGGAGGAAGTCCCGATGA